The Raphanus sativus cultivar WK10039 chromosome 2, ASM80110v3, whole genome shotgun sequence DNA segment ACTTATTTTGCTCGTTTTGTCTCCTTTTAATTTCTTTATAagtctttaaaaaaagtttCCCAAAAAAGAGAGTAAGAATTTTGTTGTCAACACAAAAAAGAAAGGGAAACTATCCAATTTTGTTATAAATGGAGATAAAACTGTTCTCTTCTCTATGACACATCCAGCTGCAGCAGCATCACAAGCTTAAGCTTCCTTCTCTGAAAATTCTCCAGGAAAAACTAGAAACTCGTTGTTCAAGAAAACTCTGTACAAAATCTCAAATCAGTTCATTGACTCGACAAATCAATCAAATCTGAAATCTCCCTCGTTTCTCAAAAAACccacatttttaatattttcttctctcgctttatttttttaatttagccGTAAAGTTGTCACCTTTTCAACTAAAAGCTCTCTgttttctttgataaaaaaagctctctgttttctcttctctctctttctctctctcaaagACGATGAAAGAATACTGGACCTCTCTAGCTTCCCTTCTCGGCGTCTTAGCCTTCTGCCAGACCCTCATGAACACCGTACTCCCACCGGAGCTCCGTTACGCCTCCCTCAAACTCATCAACCGATTCTTCCAactcttctcctccttctcctacTTCGACATAACGGAGATCGACGGCGTCAACACCAACGAGCTCTACAATGCCGTCAACCTCTACCTCAcctcctccgcctcctcctcaTCCGTCTCCTCCAACCGCCTCAGCCTCACCCGCGCCGTCaactcctcctccaccaccttcGGCCTCTCCACCAACGACTCCATCGCCGACACCTTCAACTCCGCCACCGTCCTCTGGGAACACGTCGTCACGCCGCGGCAAACCCAAGCCTTCGCCTGGCGGCCAATGCCGGAGGAGAAGCGCGGCTTCACGCTCCGGATCAAGAAGAAAGACAAGAGCCTGATCCTGAACTCTTACCTGGACCACATCGTGGAGAGAGCAGAGGAGATTCGCCGGAGGAATCAAGATCGGCTTCTTTACACGAACTCGCGAGCCGCCGGGGGGATGGACTCGAGAGGTCTCCCTTGGGAGTCTGTTCCTTTCAAGCATCCCAGCACGTTCGATACTCTCGCTATGGATccggagaggaagagagagatcATGGAGGATCTCAGAGACTTCGCCGAGTGTCAGTCTTTTTACCGGAGAACCGGCCGGGCTTGGAAAAGAGGTTATCTGCTCTACGGTCCGCCCGGAACCGGGAAATCGAGCATGATCGCGGCCATGGCTAACTACCTCGGTTACGACATTTACGATCTCGAGCTCGCGGAGGTGAAGAGTAACTCGGAGCTGAGGAAGCTGTTGATGAAGACGAGCTCCAAGTCGATTATTGTGATCGAGGATATCGATTGCTCGATTAATTTAACGAACCGGGGAAAGAAATGTAATGAACCGGAGATGGCGTTAACCGGGTCCGGTTTAGGAGATGAGTGTGGTAACGGGAGGAGCACGATAACGTTGTCGGGTTTGTTGAACTTCACTGATGGGCTTTGGTCTTGTTGTGGAAGCGAGAGGATCTTTGTGTTCACGACCAATCATATCGAGAAGCTTGACCCTGCGTTGCTGAGAAGCGGGAGGATGGATATGCATGTGTACATGAGCTACTGTACGTTTCCTTCGCTGAAGATCTTGCTGAGGAATTACTTGGGGTACGAGGAAGGGGATCTGAGCGACGTCGTTCTGAAGGAGTTGGAGGGAGTGGTGGAGAAGGCGGAGATCACGCCTGCTGATGTAAGCGAGGTTTTGATTAAGAATCGGAGGGATAAAGAGAGAGCTGTGAGGGAGCTGTTGGAGGATTTGGGAATAAGGGCGGAGAGGAATGAGGAGGAGGGGAAGTTAAGGGGTCGAAATGGGAGCTTGACGGTGGCTGATGACGTGGAAGAACAGGAGAAGAGGGCTTTGGACAGTCCTTGTGCAGGAGAAGAAGAGGTGATTGAGGACAGTATTTGCAAGATTAATGAAGATTAAAGTGTTTTAAATGTTTCATTGTTCTTAGGTTTTTCAAACATTCTATGTTTACACAATGTGAAAGTTGtgttctttttctctttttttcggTAGTCAACTTTTGGAAGTGAGCTAAAGTGAAAGAAGAGAGTAAAAGAGCTATAGAGTTAGTTGAAAAGAGCCAATGGGTGTTGAAGATTTTGTATGTGGGGATTAGAAAATGCGAAGAGCATCATTGGATAAACCATTGGCATATGATATGGCGTTATTACTATAGTATTGTTATGAACTATCGTTGTTGTTTTGTCAAGTAGTATGTAGTAGTTATCATATACTATTATTTGGTGTGGGAGTTTGTACCTAATCTGTTTACTCTAGTTGATTAAGAATCCCAAGATTAATTAATCTAAATATGTCAGTGCAAACTTGTTTTGAGATTGGATATGGTAGGCTACTAGGTCAATCACAGATGGtcctattttttcttctaaggAAACTGTATTCAAATCCGGTCTTGGTTGGACTTTggatttgaattttgttttctagtttttacttttgttgatttttttgtctATTAGGGACAACAGGACCAATCGTCTCTGGAGTATGTCTAAAAGACCAAGATTTAAACTCGATGCATTTAGTGGCTTGGGATGATACTTAGCTACTATTAAAATTCTTAACCCAAAATAACATCAAATTAAGTTTTATCGAATGGGTTTGTAAACTGATCACACCTTTGGAGTAAATGAACAATTATAAGTTATTACATAGTGGAAGATGTTATGATATATAACCACGTGACCATCCATCCATTTATTATCAGTGACATCAGTGAGTCAAGCTCTACTTCACTTCAAttccaaacatgttcttcatatTTACTCCATGTCGTTTTAGTGGATAGACACCTATTTTTGTTATGATGTGTCCAATGTGAATATTGACTGCAGAAGATAAAGATATTGACTACATGCAGAATTGAAAGATTTTGAATAAGCATATTCTCATTGCAATGTACTTAACTCGCTACTGTAGGCTATGTAATGATAtcaattcattttatttgtatttctttCGGGGAACTGATTTCCATGATCACTAATtcgagagagcgagagagagatcTATTTTTGCATAAAAAACTTGAAGATTGATCTTCAAGTCTCTCAGTATCTAGTTTCATATCCGTGGTTGATTGGCTAAAAAAACTAGAGTTCCAATTTTCATTTTCTCCTAAGTTTAATAGTCAATTCACCACTAACGATTGGTTTATTTTAGAGAAGAGTGTATTGTGGCAAAACTTAATAATGTCTTTGTTGTAAAAGtcgttgcacaaaaaaaaaatctgtcataaaagaaaaagaaaaatgtagtTTAAAATAGTACTTTCCccgtttcagaaaaaaatatattttaaaaaaaatatttcaaaaaatacatttttttatttttaatgtattatttaatgaaattttataaacttaaaaaaattaatgatgttTATTAGATTTATATTCGTTAAAAGTCGATCTCCTTTACACAAGAGCGAAGAACACAAGAGCAAGTCTATCTTATTTACATTTAGAGATTGAGGCTCTTATTCGgtcaatggaatgtatgagaaaTTTAAAACAGTATAATGTTAATTTTGCAATAGATTGTTCGCAGTTAGTGAAGATGGTTTTGGAATCAGATGAATGGACAGCCTTtacaagttatttggaagacatAAAAAGTTTGAGGAGAAATTTTACTTCTTCGGAGGTTGTCTATGTACCCAGGACGAAGAATACAAATGCAATGTAAGAAAGCAATCGTCTTACGTCATTTACATGGATACGAATCTTCCAGTTTAATTCACAGAGTCAATATGAATCTGTAATGttactgacaaaaaaaaaagttatggaaattttttattcacaaaaaatGCATTTACAGTCAAAttctaatgtattttcttaatatatgtgaaaagtttataatatgtatctttttgaaatgtAAGTAATATTGAATTAttggttgttcaaaaaaaaagtaatattgAATTATTGAATGTCTATTATCGGGATATTCATGTTATATCAATGCTGTTTAGTATTTACTTAAATAATTCATTATTAAAGATTACTCCATTGCAAAATCATACACTCAATTTTCACAAATCATCAAGTAATGTATTGTCATTTCTTCTGAATAAGTCTACTATCCAGGTGGTTACCTTATGGAATCATACATGGTcaattaactaatatttttctcTGTCTTTggttattagtatttttaaccTGGTTCAACTTATACCTAATTCATCCTCCATTAAACTGAATTAGATTAAggagtaagaaaaaaatagatcaCTGTCAAAAGGGTTCTCCCATTGGATAAGGCCAATGTCTGAAGATCAGTGCCCTGTCAATGTCAAAGTACAAAACACAAGACGGGTTGTTTAGCCTTAAAGCCAAACATTTGATTGTTGACACGTTGATTTTTGGATTTTCTTAGCATTGTGGAATACTAGACTCATCCATATGAAAATATGTCAGAATGTGGTGTCACTTTTTCATATTACTTAATTTAAGAAACAAAGTATATGCTTTTCTGCTAATTAACTGATTGACCAAACAGATTGGATCTATCCATCgactatattaattaaattgtgAGTATATTGCTCATagataataaaatcatattgtGAACATGCTATTCTATGATAGGGATAGATTTGGATGTCTCTAGTCGCATTACCACAAACATAACGAGAGTTGAAGTTCTAAAAGAGACAAACTAATAAAGTCTAATGTCATGAAATAATAATTGTGTACATGAAAATACCTAAAAagagtatatattttcaatatatatatatgcctttTTGGGATTTGGTGAGAAATAAAATGAAGATTTGATTTAGAAGTGAGTTGGAGCTGATGCATGTTCACTAGGCTTTTGTCGGAAAAGCTGAGAAAACTACAAGACTTCTTAAgccaatttaaattttatttgatgtgTTTTAACAAAGACATCTTAAAATCTTAAATTGTCCAAGCACATATTTACCCAAACGAAAACGGTAGTTTAACGTTTGATGGCAAGATTAAAATCGAAAAAGCCTTTGCGCTAGACCATGTAAAACTAGTTAAACCATGATTGATAATTTATACAAGTGTAATATAAACTAGAACTAAAATCACTTCATACAAATTACTTGATACAGAATCAAACATGCCCTGAATCATACATCGATTCAAATACCAAAAAGGTATATACATTACATTCCACGATATTTGTATTAACCATATACTGTAGTTTTAAAAATGGCAAATTCTATTGCTCAAAGCTCATGAACCGTTATCATTCCAAACCTCCAAATTATGAGTTACAGCCCATGACTAATGAAGCCCAGTAAAAAAGATTCGGACCGTGTGTGAGCATGAATGTAATAGTGGTACCAGATCCAAGACTGGATAAGTCCTAGTCCTATACGGACAAGTTCTAGTCTATCTGCTAAAAGACTTTCAAAGCAATGAGGATTACATCTCTTCGAGGGTTCAGAAAAGTAAGACCACGAGACTTCAGGGCAACGTTATCCTCAAGCTAAAGATACTTGActtgtttgatttgattttttttataaccatGGTGTGATCTTCAAGGTTTTTAGGCCTAATGACTAATCACCACGACACCCACAAAATCTGTATTTTCTACCACTGCTCTGGATGTCAAGAGGGAATCGAACCCATGACGGTACTCACAGCTGTGAACTATTACCATTAGATTAAGATCACTTGGTTTCGATTTAAGTGATTtagtaaattataaaaagaaaaaaatatttagaggTCGATTTGATTCTTTTATGATTGAAAGCCCCGAATCCTGTGATTGGGACGACCGTCCATACCTAAATTGACTTAAAGACGACAGGTTATTATTGGGTAATTTACTTTATATTatatggtttgatttttttttttgcaactaaaTGGTTTGATATTAATACtcaaatatctttaaaattcttatctatctatactattatttgcgaagtaatttttcgcgacgaagctctcacgttaaaagttagagtggttaatatcaatattacccttaatgaataaaatatataattaaggtaaaaataaaaacgaaaattactttatttaattatataattgattaaaattagtaatagtaagatttatccaaaatctaaaaatattttaaaatataaatataattcctatatgtatgttgtgttgttatctgaatttttttaaaataaagttgaaaacataaagtatataactaaatataattaaatgatattattaattttatatataattaattatataattaaaaacgatttttattaataatattagaatttttaaatatgatgattcttatatattgtgttgttatcttaaaatttattttttcaattataaaagatataaaataacatataaactatttataattgaatattaaccaactaaaaccattttgtataaatatatttttctaagatatttctatataattaaaaacaaatttatattaatcagattaatttttaataaaataagataacttatatattgtgttgctatcttgaaattattatttttgttataaagttaaaaataagatatataacaatttatttatatcttactattatatatgaatttattatatagttaaaacaaatttatattaataatattaattattttaaaaaataagataattcttatgtattgtgttgttatcttaaaataattatttctattataaaagttaaaaattaatatattaaacaatctatctatctaaactattatttgagaagtgaatttgcttatttgtgatgctattcataattatacatttactcatattttttgcttaattattaatattaattaataaataattttagtgatttaaccGATAATTGGtcattatcttaaaaataattaaaatatgctaAAGATAATATCATAACTAAacttatacatataatttagtaatattaaaatattacatatatgtttataattacccataaataattataaacttagataaaattacttatgtatactattattatatgtttaaaatcacttataataatacaaatatcaaaagcattgatacaataataatttattactatattaataataaatacatataataatttattattatatgtttaaaatcatTGTGATAATTTCCGAGAAAATTAGGGGaagattcaaaattatttatactattatttacaaaataatttgttCGCTCTCACGTTTAAATTTAAAAcgttaaattttttattattcttaataaataattagggtatatttttaatatatatttacccataaataaaaaaaatcatcgtattcatcattatctaaaagattctatattatattatttaaaatattttacatcatatattttaaaaataaatataatgtatgtatatatggatattttattaaaataaaaaaatattgaatataaaaattaatatttagttaattattaaatatttcaaaagcatgagaataattttcaataaggtttttaatttatagtagatttgtttataatttttttttaaactattaagTCCGCAGGTGCGGGTAAAACATCTagttttcaaatatttgatATCGTTAGACATTACCAAAAGCAAGCATTACACTGCATgtctatttttttgttaaaggattTATTACACTGCATGTCACTTACAGAAATACAGATCATCGTAGATGTATCGCAAATTCTGTCACAGATTTAATATGAGGAACATACGTGATTATGTTGCATGCAGTAATATTTTTTGCTTCCAGTAATCTTATAGGGTTGCTTGTTTTAGTAtctgaagttttatttttttgtaaaagggcATTTACTATTAAAAGTTTCATGTTAGTTTTTTGTGATATCGTTTCTAAGCGATTGATGACAAGATGAGTGGTAACGTAGATAACTGATGATTAAAGAAGACGCAAAGTTTGGCGTTTCTTTAGAGTTTTGGTTTTGAGCCCTCACATGTGCGTATGAACCGTCCAACATCAAAGTAACTAACGTGCGCTTCGTATCAAAGTTAACACAGAATTGACCAAATATCATATTTCGAGTACACATCCATCTATTCCCATACATATATACGAGTCCATGTGACTTGGATACATGAACCATGATATATAGTATAGAGTTAAAGTGGTACCTTGACCGTGTAAAAGAAAGAGTCGTTGAAGTATTAAGCAATAGTATCTATTGTACAAAGTCAAAAAACACTCAATACATACTTACAATATACATCAACAACTAATAAAATANNNNNNNNNNNNNNNNNNNNNNNNNNNNNNNNNNNNNNNNNNNNNNNNNNNNNNNNNNNNNNNNNNNNNNNNNNNNNNNNNNNNNNNNNNNNNNNNNNNNTCCAACAAGAATATCACTCtatatataattcataattCCCAAAATCCCAACATAATCTCCCTCGCTCTTATATCTTCATAAGAAAACATCAAACCAATTAAGAACCTGCATATAGTGAATCAAGAGCATACCATATAACTCAAACACCTTAAGGATCATTGGTGCTAGTTATGGAGAACGATATATGCAAGAAAGGATCGCCATCAATGTCAAGGAACTCATCGACCGGATACTACTATCAGCGTAGGTCGGAGGGTGTTCCGTTCAAGTGGGAAATGCAGCCAGGGACTCCAATTAATACTCATACGGTGAAGACTGTTCCTCCGCTCAGTCCTCCTCCGGCGATGCTCAGCCTCGGCTTCCCCAAGCCATCCATCTCCGTAGAAGAGCCAAAGAACTATGTGTTTCCAGGGAAGCTGAAGCTGCGGAAATGGAAATATATTCGTTACAAGAAATATTTCTCTAGATTGGCTAACAAAATGGTTTTGCCTTCGATTCGTTTGTATCCTGAGAAACGGTAGATGGTCACAAATGAATATCATATGAAAATAGACCGTGTTAATATCTTATTCGACCAATCaacatagtttattttattttatttatttatttgtttatttcaatcaacatagtttagtttttattacctaaacaaaatgattatatttgtcaaaataaataaaataacgtCCTAACGAAAAAAATCCTTGCAATAGGCTGTTTGCTTGATCCACCGGAAAGATAAAGCCTTGCAACTATGAGTTAACGTCTTTCCTGAGAGGTTGATCGTGAGGTTCCTCCCACGCTTTGCAGTCGTCTTATGTAATAAAACCGAGCTGGACTTTTGTTAGAACTAATATTCAACATTAAGTAAGGTTAAAATATGCGAGTCTTGGATCACTCCCCTAAGCACAGCACAGAACGGCCATGTACAATTAAAACGAATAATGAGATATTAAATGCTACGAAGATGGGATCCAACGACTAACGTTTCCTCCAAATCTATAGTTAATGCTCATTCAATTCCTTTCCTTCTCTATCACCCCTCTAATTACATGTTCTTGACTATGTTTCTATATAAATGGAGCAAAAGGTTAAAATTAGTACTATGGGTAATGTGATATATGAAGAGTAATTTAACACTGGTTTTTGAGCTCTTCAGTTTCGTtttgatttcataaatataGATCCTTGTTTTTTTAATCGttcattcagaaaaaaaaatatcgtcAGTAAAACTCAGAGATATCATTTCCTTTCCACGACTTTTCAAATGGTAAGTGAATGATACTCTATCACACAGTTagttttcttttagttttaatagttcCAACTGTTAGAGATTAATGTACCACCTAGTTCTCTATTACCAGAGTGCAGAGTGTTTTGGTTGGTATGTTCtcttaatatttgttttcttttacatGTATACATCTCGATCTTAATCATGTTATTTGTTAGCAGGCCAATTAAGATGAAACTACATTTTTCTTTGGGCTATATATAAGCTAGGATTTGTATATGATGGAGAACCATGTTGAACAGCTTTCGGACGTGAGAAATGGTGgttaatttaactaaaactcAGTGGTTTTAATGTGTTTAAAGGCAGGAGAACAAGAAATTAGAAGGCAAGTTGTGCTTACCAAACCTTACTCGTTGGAAGATGAAAAAGATTCTGAACACACCGCTTCAAATGTCATCCGTCGGATCCTTAGCCTCCTCAAGAACGTACGCCCAGGACCGATCTCACCAATTTTCAGgttttacttttaaaaacttGCCGGAGTGATAGTTTTTCTCTGAATCATAGAACagccattaattttttttcactcTTCCTAAAAAATGTTGAAGCAATTTTTTCTTAGTAAAGGTAAAGTTTGTGTTAggacaaatatgattatatagAATTTAGAATATCAACTGATACTTTGCATGAAAAAAAAACCAAGGTATTAATTAGTGAGCTATATGTACATAGGTCGTATCATTAATCTCTCTAAGAATTTTAACAGTTGAACATTATATTTTCGTACAAATCATCAATTTCCCGGCAAATTAAGTTCTTTCATCGAACATAAATTTCATTTAGAATGACGAGTATGCATTTTCTCCATTAAATGTTAGTATTAACTATTTTCATTGAACGTAAAGCTGCCACCTCAGTTGAACCTACCAAAATCGCAACTCCAATGTTACGGCGAGATGATATACAGCTTCGGTGGTCATTATGCTAGGGGAATGCAGCCGTCGCGATCTTCCCATCGAACGGCTCAAATCGGTAGTGGCGTGGAACATCTCCAAACTTCGTCCGGTACTCTTTGGGCATGCTCCCTACAACCCCGTTCTTGGAGAGACCCACCATGTCTCCAATGGTCACATCAACGTCCTCATCGAACAAgtataaactttttttattacGATAATGAACAAACTATATTCATaagttacatattttacataaattttatacGAACAAAgcatttatttatatgtataatattatgattACTCATAcgagttgtgtttttttttttttgagaaaaagacGAGTTGTGTTTTGCATAACATACGTTAATACGTActtaaacaacaacaaaattgtAATATCAACATCATACTTACATCGTTAATTTTCAGGTTTCGCATCATCCTCCCGTGTCCGCACTTCAAGCTACTCACGAGAAAGAAAATATTGACGTTATATGGGTTCAACATTTCATTCCTAAATTTCGTGGTATgcttatctttttatttacaagcATGCACGTCGTTGTAGCAGTCAAATTGTTTCAATAACATCACAAAACGAAGTCTAGTTTTGAATAGTTCCGTCTAAGAAACACAATCGATGTTGAAATAAGcattggtttattttaaaaccGAACACCTATTAATTTATCCTGGTTATGTCCGGTTTAATACTTTTAGTTGTTATACAATCTAC contains these protein-coding regions:
- the LOC108842028 gene encoding AAA-ATPase At4g25835, whose translation is MKEYWTSLASLLGVLAFCQTLMNTVLPPELRYASLKLINRFFQLFSSFSYFDITEIDGVNTNELYNAVNLYLTSSASSSSVSSNRLSLTRAVNSSSTTFGLSTNDSIADTFNSATVLWEHVVTPRQTQAFAWRPMPEEKRGFTLRIKKKDKSLILNSYLDHIVERAEEIRRRNQDRLLYTNSRAAGGMDSRGLPWESVPFKHPSTFDTLAMDPERKREIMEDLRDFAECQSFYRRTGRAWKRGYLLYGPPGTGKSSMIAAMANYLGYDIYDLELAEVKSNSELRKLLMKTSSKSIIVIEDIDCSINLTNRGKKCNEPEMALTGSGLGDECGNGRSTITLSGLLNFTDGLWSCCGSERIFVFTTNHIEKLDPALLRSGRMDMHVYMSYCTFPSLKILLRNYLGYEEGDLSDVVLKELEGVVEKAEITPADVSEVLIKNRRDKERAVRELLEDLGIRAERNEEEGKLRGRNGSLTVADDVEEQEKRALDSPCAGEEEVIEDSICKINED
- the LOC130500280 gene encoding uncharacterized protein LOC130500280; amino-acid sequence: MENDICKKGSPSMSRNSSTGYYYQRRSEGVPFKWEMQPGTPINTHTVKTVPPLSPPPAMLSLGFPKPSISVEEPKNYVFPGKLKLRKWKYIRYKKYFSRLANKMVLPSIRLYPEKR